A part of Methanohalobium evestigatum Z-7303 genomic DNA contains:
- a CDS encoding PPC domain-containing DNA-binding protein, whose amino-acid sequence MEYTKGNIGRVFTVRIDNKENLIEELENLATYEDIRSAVFVLLGAVGEANLVTGPLEKIIPPEPVWSKLEKPSEIMGIGNIFFENEKPKIHLHTSTGNQEGVKVGCLRGENETFMVIEVFIMELSGISAARMFNSNKGFAPIQFNNNQ is encoded by the coding sequence ATGGAATATACAAAAGGAAATATCGGTAGGGTTTTCACAGTAAGAATCGATAATAAAGAAAACCTTATAGAAGAACTTGAAAACCTTGCAACATATGAAGATATCCGTTCAGCGGTATTTGTTCTTCTGGGTGCAGTAGGCGAAGCGAATCTTGTAACCGGTCCTCTGGAAAAAATAATACCTCCTGAACCTGTATGGTCAAAACTGGAAAAACCAAGTGAAATTATGGGTATAGGTAACATATTTTTTGAAAACGAAAAACCCAAGATACATCTTCACACATCCACAGGAAACCAAGAAGGTGTTAAAGTAGGGTGTCTGAGAGGAGAAAATGAAACCTTTATGGTAATTGAAGTTTTTATCATGGAACTTAGCGGTATTTCTGCAGCCAGGATGTTTAACAGCAATAAAGGATTTGCTCCTATACAATTTAACAACAATCAATAA
- a CDS encoding PAS domain S-box protein, translated as MQQFEKIDLESIIHNSPIIVFLWKAVDNWPVEFVSDSITQFGYTPDDFTSGCYSYGDIIHPEDLEKVRSRISRHVEQGYKQFVHEYRIYTKTGDIRWVTERTFIRNNSMGKVTHYQGIIIDITERKETEKALQESEKKFRTLFNNTNDAIFICDMDGNFIEVNQSACNYLNYSRDELLQMKINDIHPSDTTIDSGEMNELVKKGYSIFETTHVNRDGAIIPIELSVQYIDYQGLPAFIVVTRNLTKRKHAEVTREKEIHHRVKNNLQVISSLLNLEASNFESDDVVEAFKNSQNRVRSMALAHEKLYQSKDLKTINFGEYLKNLAMHLFQSYLVDTESIRLNLDVEDIYLYMDKSIPLGIIVNELLSNSLKHAFSENESGVVNIKFSQGYDTNYELLINDNGKGIPEDMDFKEPESLGLELVNTLVEQVDGMIELDKSCGTEFRIKF; from the coding sequence ATGCAACAATTTGAAAAAATTGACCTTGAATCCATCATACACAACAGTCCCATTATTGTTTTTCTCTGGAAGGCTGTAGATAACTGGCCGGTCGAATTTGTATCGGACAGCATAACCCAGTTTGGCTACACACCTGATGATTTTACATCAGGCTGTTATTCTTACGGGGATATTATACATCCGGAAGACCTGGAAAAAGTACGCTCACGTATCTCTAGACATGTAGAACAGGGATACAAACAGTTTGTACATGAGTATCGAATCTACACTAAAACAGGTGATATACGCTGGGTTACTGAGAGAACCTTTATAAGAAATAATTCAATGGGTAAGGTTACTCATTATCAGGGAATCATTATTGATATAACCGAACGTAAAGAAACTGAAAAAGCCCTTCAGGAATCCGAAAAAAAGTTCAGAACACTGTTTAATAACACCAATGATGCGATATTTATATGCGATATGGATGGTAATTTCATTGAAGTTAACCAGTCGGCATGTAATTATTTAAACTACAGCAGAGACGAATTGTTGCAGATGAAAATCAATGATATACATCCATCTGATACCACAATTGATTCGGGTGAAATGAACGAACTGGTTAAAAAAGGTTACTCTATTTTTGAAACAACACATGTTAACAGAGATGGTGCGATAATCCCGATTGAGTTAAGTGTACAATACATAGATTATCAGGGACTTCCTGCTTTTATTGTTGTTACCAGAAACCTTACAAAGCGCAAACATGCAGAAGTAACACGTGAAAAGGAAATCCATCATCGGGTCAAGAATAATCTGCAGGTTATCTCAAGTTTGCTCAATCTTGAAGCGAGTAATTTTGAAAGTGATGATGTAGTTGAAGCTTTTAAAAACAGCCAGAACCGTGTAAGGTCAATGGCACTGGCGCATGAAAAATTATACCAGTCAAAAGATTTAAAAACTATAAATTTCGGTGAATACCTAAAGAATCTGGCTATGCACCTTTTCCAGTCATATCTGGTGGATACAGAAAGCATCAGGCTCAATCTTGATGTAGAGGATATTTATCTTTACATGGATAAATCTATACCTCTTGGTATTATTGTTAATGAACTGCTTTCAAATTCTCTTAAACATGCTTTTTCAGAAAATGAATCAGGTGTTGTAAACATAAAATTTAGTCAAGGCTATGATACAAACTATGAATTGCTAATCAACGACAATGGTAAAGGAATCCCTGAAGACATGGATTTTAAAGAACCTGAATCACTTGGACTGGAACTTGTAAACACACTGGTGGAACAGGTTGACGGAATGATTGAGCTTGACAAAAGTTGTGGAACTGAATTTAGGATTAAATTCTAA
- a CDS encoding DJ-1/PfpI/YhbO family deglycase/protease — protein sequence MKVLILTAEGFEDRELLYPYTRLKEEGIEVKIASNNKGTINGIHGYSIDVDCAFDEINPEGFDVLFLPGGKAPQKIRQNEKVLVITKYFIDNDKPVAAICHGPQILVSADVLNGRRATSYSSIRKELASAGAEVVDEEVVKDGNLLTSRGFQDLHAFGRELMKLVKGY from the coding sequence TTGAAAGTACTGATACTTACTGCAGAAGGTTTTGAAGATAGAGAACTGCTGTATCCATACACACGGTTAAAAGAAGAAGGGATTGAAGTCAAGATTGCATCCAATAATAAAGGAACAATCAATGGCATTCATGGATATTCCATAGATGTTGATTGTGCTTTTGATGAAATAAACCCCGAAGGGTTTGATGTTTTGTTTTTGCCCGGTGGAAAAGCACCTCAAAAAATCCGGCAAAATGAGAAAGTGCTTGTGATAACAAAATATTTTATTGACAACGATAAACCGGTTGCAGCTATCTGTCATGGTCCACAGATTCTTGTATCAGCGGACGTTTTAAACGGTCGCAGAGCCACATCTTACAGTAGCATAAGAAAGGAGCTTGCATCTGCAGGAGCAGAGGTTGTTGATGAAGAAGTGGTAAAAGATGGTAATCTCCTTACCTCAAGAGGTTTTCAGGATCTTCATGCATTTGGAAGAGAATTGATGAAATTGGTTAAAGGTTATTGA
- a CDS encoding histidine kinase dimerization/phosphoacceptor domain -containing protein — MKWSNISLKVKLLVYILLGVSIILSASTAFIINSTTSQQEDLAYQQSIEKATSYANDFNTDMNEDKAKGENIATMLSEYESSNRSEVLNMLKRLLVQNKDLIGTYVAYEPDAFDNRDEDYVNTTYHDSTGRLIPYWNRIGGDVHCEPLVDYETSNYYQLPKKLEKTVVTEPYLYQGKLIVSYVSPIMKNGTFVGIGGVDVSLENIDNIVSDVEIFDTGYAFMSSNTGILLSHPEKKQWIGNKTLYDFDDPKISQMADEIQSGKEGHIETIDPSTGKNVVMFYQPIETGEYSFILVVPKDEMLAGVTELRDELIIISVVSLIFMGGVAYLISLSISRTINGIVGDFKRITNDVIDGKLGTRANTIIQKDFREIPQGLNKILDTFQSPIQETMRVANSLSKGRLSTRFRLNVKGDFKELGDTLDHFSESLNNVIDDSNAVLTAIQKEDFTRKVQVHGNGDFAILTNGVENARKAMYEFTTERKQAEEIRKKEIHHRVKNNLQVISSLLSLESGNFDDPDVVEAFRDSQNRVRSMALAHEELYQSKHVADIDFSEYVDNLTNYLIQTYRGKTNNIIINNNVDKISLNMDTAIPLGIIINELISNSLKHAFSDDATGEININMYVEGDNNHKLIVSDNGKGISDDIDFRESESLGLQLVNTLVEQIDGTIELDKSQGTEFIITFKELKYKVKV; from the coding sequence ATGAAATGGAGCAATATATCTCTTAAAGTAAAATTACTTGTATACATACTTTTAGGTGTATCAATAATACTCTCCGCTTCTACTGCATTTATCATAAATAGTACAACTTCTCAACAGGAAGATTTAGCCTACCAACAATCAATTGAAAAGGCAACAAGTTATGCAAATGATTTCAATACGGATATGAATGAAGACAAGGCAAAAGGAGAAAACATTGCCACAATGCTTTCTGAGTACGAATCTTCCAATAGAAGTGAAGTACTAAATATGTTAAAACGATTACTTGTACAAAATAAGGATTTGATTGGGACATATGTTGCCTATGAACCGGATGCTTTTGATAACAGAGATGAGGATTATGTTAACACCACATATCATGATTCCACTGGAAGGTTAATCCCATACTGGAACAGAATAGGCGGAGATGTACATTGTGAACCTTTGGTGGATTATGAAACATCAAACTATTATCAATTACCCAAAAAACTGGAAAAAACAGTGGTTACTGAACCCTACCTATATCAAGGAAAACTAATAGTAAGTTATGTATCTCCGATAATGAAAAACGGTACTTTTGTGGGTATAGGCGGAGTGGATGTATCACTGGAAAACATTGATAATATTGTAAGTGATGTTGAAATTTTTGACACCGGATATGCATTTATGTCAAGCAACACTGGAATTTTGTTATCCCATCCTGAAAAAAAACAATGGATTGGTAACAAAACATTGTACGATTTTGATGACCCTAAAATATCCCAGATGGCGGATGAAATCCAATCGGGCAAAGAAGGGCATATAGAAACAATTGACCCAAGTACTGGTAAAAATGTTGTAATGTTCTATCAACCGATTGAAACCGGTGAATATTCTTTTATTCTTGTTGTTCCAAAGGATGAAATGCTTGCAGGTGTTACAGAATTAAGAGATGAACTGATTATAATATCTGTGGTATCCCTCATTTTTATGGGTGGTGTGGCTTATCTAATATCATTATCTATATCCCGAACTATTAATGGTATAGTTGGCGATTTTAAGAGAATAACCAATGATGTTATTGACGGTAAACTGGGTACAAGAGCCAATACAATTATCCAGAAAGATTTTAGAGAAATTCCACAAGGTCTCAACAAAATACTTGATACTTTCCAGAGTCCAATTCAGGAAACCATGCGTGTTGCAAATTCGCTTTCAAAAGGACGATTAAGTACCCGTTTCAGATTAAATGTTAAAGGAGATTTCAAAGAACTTGGAGACACTTTGGATCATTTTTCAGAATCATTGAACAATGTAATCGATGATTCAAATGCTGTACTTACTGCTATCCAGAAAGAAGATTTTACACGCAAAGTACAGGTACACGGTAATGGTGATTTTGCGATACTGACAAATGGAGTTGAAAACGCACGTAAAGCCATGTATGAGTTTACGACCGAGCGTAAACAGGCTGAAGAGATTCGTAAAAAAGAGATACATCATCGGGTAAAGAACAACCTGCAGGTTATCTCAAGTCTATTAAGCCTTGAATCTGGTAATTTTGACGACCCTGATGTAGTTGAAGCATTTAGAGATAGTCAGAACCGTGTTCGTTCGATGGCACTTGCCCATGAGGAACTTTATCAGTCAAAACATGTAGCAGATATAGATTTTTCAGAATATGTGGATAATTTGACCAATTACCTTATCCAGACCTACAGAGGCAAAACTAATAATATAATAATAAACAACAATGTCGACAAAATATCTTTAAATATGGATACAGCAATTCCACTTGGGATTATCATCAATGAACTGATATCCAATTCACTCAAGCATGCATTTTCAGATGATGCTACCGGTGAAATCAACATAAATATGTATGTTGAAGGGGACAATAATCACAAACTAATTGTCAGTGATAACGGCAAAGGTATATCCGATGATATAGATTTCAGAGAATCCGAATCACTGGGATTGCAGCTTGTAAATACACTTGTAGAACAAATAGATGGAACGATAGAACTTGATAAATCACAAGGGACAGAGTTTATAATTACGTTTAAAGAATTGAAATATAAAGTCAAGGTGTAA
- the eno gene encoding phosphopyruvate hydratase, with amino-acid sequence MSYIREDLRYKIENIHAREIIDSRGNPTVEVDVFTGNGFGRSSVPSGASTGTNEALELRDKDERYRGKGVISAVDNVNNTIKNELLGMDVRYQRQIDGLLIDLDGTDNKMNLGANAILGVSMAIAKAAADSLNIPLYTHLGGTNSFNLPVPTMNVLNGGEHAGNKLAIQEFMIQPKEAGSFTESMQMGVETYHALGKILESKYGPAATNVGDEGGYAPPIDVTSDALDCLVNAVEEAGYSETDITIGLDAAASEFFDGNSYSIDGKVMDSSELMDYYLELLDTYPILSIEDPFHEEAFEDFAELTREAWNTIIVGDDLFVTNVNRLSRGIEMDAANGLLLKVNQIGTISESFDAASMANRNGYNVIVSHRSGETEDSIISDISVALGADMIKTGAPARSERTSKYNQLLRIEENLGDVSRFMQL; translated from the coding sequence ATGTCATACATCAGAGAGGATCTGAGATATAAAATAGAAAATATACATGCAAGAGAAATTATAGATTCAAGAGGTAATCCCACTGTAGAAGTGGATGTATTCACAGGTAACGGGTTTGGCAGATCCAGTGTACCATCAGGTGCATCCACCGGAACAAATGAAGCTTTAGAACTTAGAGATAAAGATGAACGTTATAGAGGTAAAGGTGTCATCAGTGCTGTAGATAACGTAAATAATACCATAAAAAATGAACTTTTAGGTATGGATGTACGTTATCAGAGACAGATTGATGGGTTGCTTATAGACCTTGATGGTACTGATAACAAGATGAATCTCGGTGCCAATGCAATTCTTGGTGTTTCAATGGCGATTGCCAAAGCCGCTGCAGATTCGCTCAATATTCCGCTATATACACATCTTGGTGGTACAAACTCTTTCAACTTACCAGTCCCAACCATGAACGTATTAAATGGTGGAGAGCATGCTGGCAATAAACTTGCTATACAGGAGTTTATGATTCAGCCAAAGGAAGCTGGTAGTTTTACAGAGTCCATGCAAATGGGAGTAGAAACATATCATGCCCTTGGAAAAATACTTGAATCAAAATATGGACCTGCTGCCACAAATGTAGGTGATGAAGGAGGATATGCACCACCAATCGATGTGACATCAGATGCTTTAGACTGTCTTGTCAATGCCGTTGAAGAAGCAGGATATTCAGAAACTGATATTACCATCGGTTTAGATGCTGCAGCTTCAGAGTTTTTTGACGGCAACAGTTACTCTATAGACGGGAAAGTAATGGACTCTTCCGAACTTATGGATTACTATCTGGAACTTCTGGATACCTATCCCATACTCTCAATTGAAGACCCGTTCCATGAAGAAGCATTTGAGGATTTTGCTGAACTTACAAGAGAAGCATGGAACACAATTATTGTCGGGGATGACCTTTTTGTCACCAATGTAAATCGTCTTTCCCGGGGCATAGAAATGGATGCTGCAAACGGACTGCTTCTCAAAGTCAATCAGATAGGTACTATATCAGAGTCCTTTGATGCTGCCAGCATGGCAAACAGAAACGGATACAATGTCATTGTAAGCCACCGCTCAGGTGAAACCGAAGACTCCATAATATCCGATATATCGGTAGCTCTGGGCGCTGATATGATTAAAACAGGTGCACCTGCAAGAAGTGAACGAACCTCAAAATACAACCAGTTGTTAAGAATTGAGGAAAATCTTGGAGATGTTTCCCGTTTCATGCAGTTGTAA
- a CDS encoding response regulator — protein MNEPKILVVEDENIVALDIKNRLKKLGYSVPSIASTGEEAIRKAEITSADLVLMDIMLKGDVDGIEAAERIRELYDIPVIYLTAYADEKILERAKLTQPYGYISKPFKEKDLRTNIEMALHKHKMEMKYTEEKNK, from the coding sequence ATGAATGAACCGAAAATCCTTGTTGTAGAGGACGAGAACATAGTGGCTCTGGACATCAAAAATCGGTTGAAAAAACTGGGATATTCTGTTCCAAGTATTGCTTCAACTGGGGAGGAAGCTATAAGAAAAGCAGAAATAACTTCTGCTGACCTTGTATTGATGGACATCATGTTAAAAGGGGATGTGGATGGTATAGAGGCAGCAGAAAGAATACGTGAACTCTATGATATACCTGTGATCTATCTTACAGCCTACGCAGATGAAAAAATTCTGGAGCGAGCAAAATTAACCCAGCCGTATGGGTATATTTCAAAACCATTCAAGGAAAAAGACCTGCGAACCAATATAGAAATGGCTCTGCACAAACATAAAATGGAGATGAAATATACTGAAGAAAAAAATAAATAA
- a CDS encoding response regulator codes for MENPKIMVVEDENSVALDIKNRLKKLGYTVAGTASTGENAIKKAKKDHPDLVLVDIVLKGEIDGIEVARYIHNNLDIPVVYLTAYADDELIERAKHTEPYGYILKPFQDKDLRSNIEIALYNKYITNSN; via the coding sequence ATGGAAAACCCAAAAATCATGGTTGTTGAAGATGAAAATTCAGTTGCTCTGGATATTAAGAATCGGCTGAAAAAACTTGGATATACTGTTGCAGGCACAGCCTCTACCGGTGAAAACGCCATTAAAAAAGCAAAGAAAGACCATCCCGACCTTGTACTTGTTGATATTGTTTTAAAAGGAGAAATTGACGGTATAGAAGTTGCCAGATACATACATAACAATCTTGACATACCAGTAGTCTATCTAACAGCCTATGCAGATGATGAGCTAATTGAACGTGCAAAACATACAGAACCCTATGGATATATATTAAAACCCTTCCAGGATAAGGATTTGCGTTCAAATATAGAAATAGCCCTCTACAATAAATACATTACCAATAGTAACTAA
- a CDS encoding APC family permease, which translates to MANNKPALKKELGLLELTVSGVGNILGAGIYVLIGKAAGLAGNALWMSFLFAGIAISFTGLSYMELSSMFPKAGAEYVYVKQAFGDKMAFLVGWFVLVGETIAISTVALGFGGYFGTLFGTAVLPVAIILILVFTLILFTGVKLSVRFAIIMTATGVMGLLVVIVIGLPYMGSINYLDVTSLSGLFEASALVFFAFLGFEEIVRLSQETKNPEKTTTKALVLAIVVTVSLYILIALTAVSVYNWQELAKSSAPLADVASVAFGKNAFELIIVIALFSTANAVLFMLLGSSRILYGMAEHGAIPNIIAWVHPSRRTPWIAISTIALVSISLTFIGDIATVANISNFMVFLIFITVNITLIRLRFCDSFKYRPFRVPLNIGNFPIIPLLGTVSTMILFLHLNLTVIIYGFLFVGIGVLIIGIKSRNQTTLIR; encoded by the coding sequence AAAGAACTCGGGTTGTTAGAGCTTACCGTTAGTGGAGTGGGGAATATTCTTGGTGCTGGTATATATGTACTAATTGGAAAAGCTGCTGGATTAGCAGGTAACGCTTTATGGATGTCTTTTCTGTTTGCCGGCATAGCAATTTCATTTACCGGTCTCAGTTATATGGAATTATCATCCATGTTCCCAAAAGCCGGTGCAGAATACGTATATGTTAAACAGGCTTTTGGAGACAAAATGGCATTCCTTGTTGGATGGTTTGTATTAGTGGGTGAAACTATTGCAATTTCAACCGTAGCACTTGGTTTTGGTGGTTATTTTGGTACTCTTTTTGGCACAGCGGTTTTACCGGTAGCCATTATATTGATTTTGGTGTTTACATTAATACTGTTTACAGGTGTAAAACTGTCTGTAAGATTTGCCATTATAATGACGGCTACAGGTGTCATGGGACTTCTGGTTGTTATTGTTATAGGTCTACCATATATGGGATCTATCAATTATCTGGATGTTACAAGTTTGAGTGGTCTGTTTGAAGCCTCAGCTCTTGTTTTTTTTGCTTTTCTTGGGTTTGAGGAAATAGTCAGGCTGTCACAAGAAACCAAAAATCCAGAAAAAACAACAACAAAAGCGCTGGTACTTGCGATTGTTGTCACTGTGTCGTTATATATACTTATAGCATTGACCGCTGTAAGTGTCTACAACTGGCAAGAATTGGCAAAATCTTCAGCCCCTCTTGCAGATGTTGCATCAGTTGCTTTTGGAAAAAATGCTTTTGAATTGATTATAGTTATTGCACTGTTTTCTACAGCCAACGCTGTCCTTTTTATGCTCCTTGGAAGTTCAAGAATACTCTATGGAATGGCTGAACATGGAGCTATACCAAATATAATTGCATGGGTCCACCCATCAAGGAGAACCCCCTGGATTGCCATTTCAACTATTGCATTGGTTTCGATATCACTTACGTTTATCGGGGATATTGCAACCGTAGCCAATATATCCAATTTTATGGTGTTTCTTATCTTTATAACAGTAAATATTACACTGATTAGATTACGCTTTTGTGATTCCTTTAAATATCGGCCGTTTAGAGTACCACTAAATATTGGTAATTTTCCGATTATTCCGTTATTGGGTACTGTATCTACAATGATTTTATTTCTACATCTAAATTTGACAGTAATTATTTATGGATTCCTTTTTGTAGGCATAGGTGTATTAATAATAGGTATAAAATCCAGAAATCAAACAACATTAATCAGATAA